A stretch of the Candidatus Latescibacterota bacterium genome encodes the following:
- a CDS encoding prepilin-type N-terminal cleavage/methylation domain-containing protein, whose translation MKRKYDMWNAEKEIRLSNKGVGLIEIIIAMMIFAIGITAALKTLPDSNRATSRSRNLTTATNLAQQKVEELMGTPYGNADLTAGNHTDPDNPIETIFSRVWSVTDDSPLADMKQVIVTVTYVSGSEDNSVTLTTYLTSRR comes from the coding sequence TTGAAAAGGAAATATGACATGTGGAATGCTGAAAAAGAAATACGACTATCCAACAAGGGTGTAGGGCTTATAGAGATCATTATCGCCATGATGATCTTCGCGATCGGTATCACTGCCGCATTGAAGACCCTTCCAGATTCCAACCGTGCGACCTCCAGATCGAGAAACCTGACTACGGCTACGAATCTCGCCCAGCAGAAGGTAGAGGAACTGATGGGGACTCCGTACGGCAACGCCGATCTCACTGCAGGCAACCATACGGATCCTGACAATCCCATAGAGACTATTTTTAGCAGAGTATGGAGCGTGACCGATGACTCGCCACTTGCCGACATGAAACAGGTCATAGTTACAGTGACCTATGTTTCGGGAAGCGAGGATAATTCGGTGACGCTTACCACATATCTAACGTCGAGACGTTAA
- a CDS encoding GspH/FimT family pseudopilin, which translates to MMKNIENNRGFTLTELMIVISIIGLLAILTLPGYNKFMANWRLNGDTQELATALRTARSTAVMKNIDVVFEFDPDTQTYSYFEDEDGSGSRGSDEYLSAIHEMSPDVRIAGHTFSGTVLTFGGKGNTRESGSITLRNVHNKIKDVVIFGGTGNITID; encoded by the coding sequence ATGATGAAAAATATAGAAAATAACAGGGGATTCACCCTCACAGAACTGATGATCGTCATATCGATCATTGGACTGTTGGCGATACTTACTCTTCCAGGATACAACAAGTTCATGGCTAACTGGAGGCTTAACGGAGATACACAGGAGCTGGCCACGGCACTCCGAACTGCGCGATCTACTGCGGTCATGAAGAACATCGACGTCGTATTCGAATTCGATCCTGATACACAGACATATTCATATTTCGAGGACGAAGACGGGAGTGGCAGTCGCGGCAGCGATGAGTATTTGAGCGCGATCCATGAGATGTCTCCCGATGTCAGAATCGCCGGGCACACGTTTTCAGGCACTGTACTGACCTTCGGGGGCAAGGGAAATACGCGCGAAAGCGGTTCGATAACACTCAGAAACGTGCATAACAAGATAAAAGATGTCGTGATCTTCGGTGGAACAGGAAACATAACGATAGATTGA
- a CDS encoding sulfite exporter TauE/SafE family protein, with protein MDDFAVKLGLAVWFGILTSISPCPLAANIAAMSYIGRRVDDPRKVLISGLLYSMGRALAYMVIAGLLVASILSAPRISFWLQKYMIRIMGPVLILTGMFLLGLIGRGIQIGGVSEAAAKKTERLGVWGAGLLGILFALSFCPTSAALFFGSLLPLAVDTGSGLLLPALYGVGTALPVVFFAFVIASGANRLGKAFEKVTQLELWARRVTGVLFIGIGLWFSLRYVFKLF; from the coding sequence ATGGATGATTTTGCGGTAAAACTCGGTCTGGCAGTGTGGTTCGGCATACTGACCTCGATCAGCCCCTGTCCGCTGGCTGCCAACATTGCGGCGATGTCGTATATCGGAAGAAGAGTGGATGATCCCCGAAAAGTGTTGATCTCGGGACTGCTCTATTCGATGGGAAGGGCGCTGGCTTACATGGTCATCGCGGGCCTTCTCGTTGCAAGTATACTTTCCGCCCCGAGGATATCGTTCTGGCTCCAGAAATATATGATAAGGATAATGGGGCCGGTCCTTATTCTGACGGGGATGTTTCTCCTCGGACTTATCGGCCGGGGAATCCAGATAGGTGGAGTGAGCGAGGCTGCGGCAAAAAAAACTGAAAGACTGGGGGTGTGGGGGGCCGGGTTGCTCGGCATCCTGTTTGCCCTTTCGTTCTGTCCGACATCTGCCGCGCTCTTTTTTGGAAGCCTGCTTCCCCTTGCGGTGGATACAGGGTCAGGGCTTTTACTTCCGGCACTTTACGGTGTGGGGACCGCGTTACCTGTGGTCTTCTTTGCTTTTGTGATAGCGTCCGGGGCGAACCGTCTTGGAAAGGCGTTTGAGAAAGTGACCCAGCTGGAACTATGGGCGAGGAGAGTGACCGGAGTCCTCTTCATCGGGATCGGGCTCTGGTTTTCCCTCAGGTATGTGTTTAAACTGTTTTGA
- a CDS encoding TM0996/MTH895 family glutaredoxin-like protein, whose protein sequence is MKKVEVLGTGCAKCKQLFDNARKAGMEAGIDIELEKVEDINKIVGYGVMMTPALVIDGKIVSSGKVLSWDDIADMLRD, encoded by the coding sequence ATGAAAAAGGTGGAAGTCCTCGGGACAGGTTGCGCAAAATGTAAGCAGCTCTTCGATAACGCACGGAAGGCCGGAATGGAGGCCGGTATAGATATCGAGCTGGAGAAGGTGGAGGACATAAATAAAATAGTCGGCTACGGAGTGATGATGACTCCGGCCCTTGTGATCGATGGCAAGATCGTCTCTTCCGGTAAAGTCCTTTCATGGGATGATATTGCGGATATGCTGAGGGATTGA
- a CDS encoding permease: MRFWKDYWKPLLIMSAVFAAFFFLPVETMKGSARFENSFWEALSLAKWYAREHVILCLVPAFFIAGAISIFISQASVIRYLGAGANKVLAYSVASVSGSILAVCSCTVLPLFAGIYRRGAGLGPATAFLYSGPAINVLAIILTMRILGVGLGIARAVGAVLFSVIIGLLMHFIFRKEEMEKAEAVLAEPELEEGRPLWKNAVFFGLMVAVLVFANWGHPGGSSGFWSFMYSIKWYLTSAGALLLAFVLSRWFDLRWYYSAIAILPPLMLAIFLPGNPQVAFIAGVISLSVIMNINGGETGEWFQSTWSFARQILPLLLWGVLIAGALLGRPGHEALIPDGWIVRLVGGNSILSNVFASVAGAFMYFATLTEVPILQGLLGAGMGKGPALALLLAGPALSLPNMLVIRSVLGTRKTIVFVSLVIVMAALSGMIYGKLF, translated from the coding sequence ATGAGATTCTGGAAAGATTATTGGAAACCACTACTGATCATGTCAGCTGTCTTCGCCGCTTTCTTTTTTCTTCCTGTAGAAACCATGAAGGGCTCGGCGCGTTTCGAGAACTCGTTCTGGGAGGCGCTCAGCCTGGCGAAGTGGTACGCTCGCGAACATGTGATCCTTTGCCTCGTGCCGGCTTTCTTTATTGCCGGTGCCATCTCGATCTTTATAAGCCAGGCCTCGGTGATCAGGTATCTCGGTGCTGGAGCGAACAAGGTGCTTGCCTATAGTGTAGCCTCGGTGTCCGGGTCGATCCTGGCTGTTTGCTCCTGCACGGTGTTACCCCTGTTCGCGGGGATCTACAGGAGAGGAGCGGGGCTTGGGCCAGCGACTGCGTTTCTCTATTCCGGCCCGGCTATAAATGTACTCGCAATAATCCTGACGATGAGGATCCTTGGAGTCGGGTTGGGAATAGCAAGGGCCGTCGGGGCAGTATTGTTCAGTGTGATCATAGGACTTCTCATGCATTTCATTTTCAGAAAAGAGGAGATGGAGAAGGCTGAAGCGGTGTTGGCCGAGCCCGAGCTCGAAGAGGGCAGGCCCCTCTGGAAAAACGCTGTCTTTTTCGGCCTCATGGTAGCAGTGCTTGTTTTTGCCAATTGGGGACATCCCGGTGGTTCCTCCGGATTCTGGTCCTTTATGTATTCGATAAAATGGTATCTGACTTCTGCCGGTGCCCTTCTGCTGGCTTTCGTCCTCAGCAGGTGGTTTGACTTGCGCTGGTATTATTCGGCAATAGCCATCCTTCCACCACTCATGCTGGCGATATTTCTTCCCGGCAATCCCCAGGTTGCCTTTATTGCGGGAGTGATATCTCTTTCTGTGATAATGAACATCAATGGTGGCGAGACGGGAGAATGGTTTCAGTCTACGTGGTCGTTCGCCAGGCAGATCCTCCCTCTGCTTCTATGGGGAGTATTGATCGCGGGTGCGCTGCTGGGCAGGCCGGGTCACGAGGCTCTGATACCTGATGGCTGGATAGTGCGCCTGGTTGGAGGCAATTCGATTTTGTCAAATGTCTTCGCGTCTGTGGCCGGAGCGTTCATGTATTTTGCCACCCTTACCGAAGTACCGATACTGCAGGGGTTGCTCGGCGCGGGAATGGGAAAGGGGCCGGCGCTGGCGCTTCTGCTGGCGGGACCGGCGTTATCGCTGCCAAACATGCTGGTGATAAGATCCGTGCTGGGCACCAGGAAAACGATCGTGTTTGTGTCGCTTGTGATTGTCATGGCCGCATTGAGCGGAATGATCTATGGAAAGTTATTCTGA